One segment of Haemophilus influenzae DNA contains the following:
- the lptF gene encoding LPS export ABC transporter permease LptF, which yields MILIRYLIKEVFKSQIAILLILLLIFFSQQFVRVLGAAANGNVPADLVFSLLGLGMPTMAQLMLPLCLFIAILLTFGRLYAESEITVMRACGVGQRILVKVALIMSLLTAGIAAYNALWLSPWAIQKQVNIVEDAKANPTVGVLSSGQFISTNNNNVVLFIDKIKDNQIRNVYLFQMTPQKQTKPSVVTAEKGELIALPNGDQVLNLKNTKRVEGTSVLPDFRITHFDEYRAYLGYQAAENTNDEAAELTLSQLIDLDSSSAKAELHWRITLILAVPLMALIAVPLSRVNPRQGRFAKILPALLLYLIYFLLQSSFKSAGAAGKLEAELLMPLVNIGFFLLAVVLNSWDSKIMYKFRYLFSQKGSAK from the coding sequence ATGATTTTAATTCGATATTTAATAAAAGAAGTTTTCAAAAGCCAAATCGCAATTTTACTAATTTTGCTATTAATTTTTTTTAGTCAGCAGTTTGTACGTGTATTAGGTGCGGCGGCAAATGGGAATGTGCCAGCTGATTTGGTTTTCTCTTTATTAGGCTTAGGAATGCCGACAATGGCTCAGTTGATGTTGCCACTATGTTTATTTATTGCAATTTTACTGACTTTTGGTCGTCTTTACGCTGAAAGTGAAATCACAGTGATGCGCGCATGTGGTGTAGGGCAACGGATTTTGGTTAAAGTGGCATTGATTATGTCTTTATTAACAGCAGGTATTGCCGCTTATAACGCATTATGGCTTTCGCCTTGGGCAATTCAAAAACAAGTGAATATAGTGGAAGATGCAAAGGCTAATCCAACCGTTGGCGTGCTGTCTTCAGGTCAGTTTATTTCTACCAACAACAATAACGTTGTGTTATTTATTGATAAGATTAAAGATAACCAAATCCGCAATGTTTATTTATTTCAAATGACACCTCAAAAACAAACAAAACCTTCAGTGGTAACGGCTGAAAAAGGGGAATTAATTGCGTTACCAAATGGTGATCAAGTATTAAATTTGAAAAATACAAAAAGGGTTGAAGGAACCTCTGTTTTGCCAGATTTTCGCATTACACATTTTGATGAATATCGCGCCTATTTAGGTTATCAAGCAGCAGAAAATACCAATGATGAAGCAGCAGAATTAACATTATCTCAACTTATCGATTTAGATTCTTCTTCTGCGAAAGCTGAATTGCATTGGCGTATTACCTTAATTTTGGCAGTGCCATTAATGGCATTGATTGCTGTACCATTAAGTCGCGTAAATCCTCGACAAGGTAGATTTGCCAAAATTTTACCCGCACTTTTACTCTATTTAATTTATTTCTTGTTACAAAGCTCTTTTAAATCTGCAGGTGCAGCGGGAAAATTAGAGGCTGAACTCTTAATGCCGCTTGTTAATATCGGATTTTTCTTACTTGCGGTGGTGTTGAATAGCTGGGACAGTAAAATAATGTATAAATTTCGCTATTTATTTAGTCAGAAAGGATCGGCAAAATGA
- the lptG gene encoding LPS export ABC transporter permease LptG → MINTLDRYIGKSILGAIFATLMTLVGLSAIIKFVEQFRSVGKGTYDIWQAVIFTGLTMPKDIETFFPMAALLGALIALGNLASRSELVVMQSAGFSRFKIGMAVMKTALPLVVFTMIIGEWGIPQTEQFARDMRAKALSGGSILSIKNGVWAKDGNNFVFVRRVTDDAKLDDIYIYTFDQQHNLTELKHSNQASYSEDEAKWTLHQVNHSTITKDEIITTNHLLETWETSLTPDKLGAVSLRPTSLSISGLYHYISFLRETGQDVSRFELTFWRKIFQPISVGIMMLLALSFIFGSLRSVTAGARIVTGICVGFLFYVVNEILGQMSVVYGISAIFGALIPSLLFIVMIWWLLSHKRD, encoded by the coding sequence ATGATAAATACCCTTGATCGTTATATTGGAAAAAGTATTCTTGGCGCGATTTTTGCTACTTTAATGACTTTAGTGGGGTTATCGGCGATTATTAAATTTGTCGAACAATTTCGTAGTGTAGGTAAAGGCACTTATGATATTTGGCAAGCGGTAATTTTTACTGGTTTAACTATGCCTAAAGATATTGAAACTTTCTTTCCTATGGCAGCATTGCTTGGTGCATTAATTGCACTAGGTAATCTTGCTAGCAGAAGCGAACTTGTTGTTATGCAATCAGCAGGATTTTCTCGCTTTAAAATTGGAATGGCCGTGATGAAAACTGCATTACCATTAGTAGTATTTACAATGATTATTGGGGAGTGGGGAATTCCACAAACAGAACAATTTGCACGAGATATGCGCGCTAAGGCTCTTTCTGGTGGTTCTATACTTTCAATAAAAAATGGCGTGTGGGCGAAAGATGGTAATAATTTTGTATTTGTTAGGCGGGTAACGGATGATGCAAAATTAGACGATATTTATATTTATACCTTTGATCAACAGCATAATTTAACAGAATTAAAACATTCAAACCAAGCGAGTTATTCTGAAGATGAAGCTAAATGGACATTGCATCAAGTTAATCATTCAACGATTACAAAAGATGAAATCATTACAACGAATCATTTATTAGAAACTTGGGAAACTAGTTTAACGCCAGATAAATTAGGTGCGGTTTCTTTGCGCCCGACATCATTATCTATCTCTGGTTTATATCATTACATTTCATTTCTGCGTGAAACAGGGCAAGATGTGAGTCGTTTTGAACTCACGTTTTGGCGTAAAATTTTCCAGCCTATATCCGTTGGCATAATGATGTTATTAGCCTTATCTTTTATCTTTGGATCGCTACGCAGCGTGACAGCAGGCGCAAGGATAGTTACTGGGATTTGTGTAGGATTCTTATTTTATGTTGTTAATGAAATTTTAGGACAAATGAGCGTAGTTTACGGTATTTCTGCTATTTTTGGCGCATTGATCCCGAGTTTGCTTTTCATTGTGATGATTTGGTGGTTGTTAAGTCATAAGCGAGATTAG